From Miscanthus floridulus cultivar M001 chromosome 15, ASM1932011v1, whole genome shotgun sequence, the proteins below share one genomic window:
- the LOC136506819 gene encoding glycine-rich protein 5-like, with protein sequence MASRTWRSTSAAMACRSHQLVVVVLVILALTPAEASRAMPTTTKTTMVVASGGTGNSHQQNHEGPAAAAAGAADVNNADQKTFLPVPGYVGGVGGFAGAGGLGGVGGAVGGISGALGGLAGGIGGVTGVGGLGGVGGGGLGGFGPLGGGGGGGLGGIGGGSGLGGLGGGGAGLGGLGGGSGLGGGGGLGGGSGSGLGGGSGGGGGLGGGSGLAGGSGGGYHSGVGGGCLHP encoded by the coding sequence ATGGCTAGCCGCACGTGGCGCAGCACCAGCGCCGCAATGGCATGCCGCAGCCACCAGCTGGTCGTGGTGGTCCTAGTCATCCTGGCGCTAACGCCCGCCGAGGCGAGCAGAGCCATGCCAACGACGACTAAGACGACGATGGTGGTGGCCAGCGGCGGCACTGGTAACAGCCACCAGCAGAACCATGAGGGACCTGCTGCCGCAGCTGCCGGAGCAGCGGACGTGAACAACGCCGACCAGAAGACCTTCCTGCCGGTGCCGGGCTACGTCGGTGGTGTTGGAGGGTTCGCTGGCGCCGGCGGCCTCGGCGGCGTTGGCGGAGCCGTCGGGGGCATCAGCGGCGCGCTCGGAGGCCTTGCCGGTGGCATTGGCGGCGTGACCGGCGTCGGCGGCCTCGGAGGTGTCGGTGGCGGTGGACTCGGAGGGTTTGGACcgcttggtggtggtggcggcggcggccttggTGGTATAGGCGGTGGATCCGGTCTCGGCGGCCTGGGAGGAGGTGGCGCCGGCCTTGGCGGTCTGGGTGGTGGATCTggtctcggcggcggcggcggccttggcGGTGGATCAGGATCAGGTCtgggcggcggcagcggtggtggAGGTGGCCTTGGCGGTGGCAGTGGGCTTGCTGGTGGCAGCGGTGGTGGTTATCATAGCGGCGTCGGCGGTGGCTGCCTTCACCCGTGA
- the LOC136508867 gene encoding vesicle-associated membrane protein 721-like: protein MAQPPERPAAGALIYAMVARGTVAVAEHTSYTGNFRDIAAQCLHKLPAGNNRFTYTCDGHTFNFLVSDGYAFCVVATESAGRQIPMAFLEMIKEDFNKRYAGGKAATATANSLTWDFGPRLRDQMQYCTDHPEEVSKLSKVKAQVDQVKSIMMENIDKAIDRGIQIDGLVTRTEQLHEGAADFRRDGARLRRKMWYQNMKMKLIVLGIIVALILIIILSICHGGCGK, encoded by the exons ATGGCGCAGCCTCCGGAGAGACCTGCTGCCGGGGCGCTCATCTACGCCATGGTGGCGCGGGgcacggtggcggtggcggagcaCACGTCCTACACGGGCAACTTCCGGGACATCGCCGCGCAGTGCCTGCACAAGCTGCCGGCGGGGAACAACCGATTCACCTACACCTGCGACGGCCACACCTTCAACTTCCTCGTCAGCGACGGATACG CATTTTGCGTTGTCGCAACCGAGTCAGCCGGGCGGCAGATTCCTATGGCCTTCCTGGAGATGATCAAGGAGGACTTCAACAAGAGATATGCAGGGGGCAAAGCAGCAACAGCTACAGCCAACAGTCTCACATGGGATTTCGG GCCGAGGCTTAGAGATCAGATGCAGTACTGTACGGATCACCCGGAGGAGGTGAGTAAGCTGTCCAAAGTGAAGGCTCAGGTCGATCAAGTGAAAAGCATCATGATGGAAAACATTGACAAG GCCATTGATCGCGGAATACAGATCGATGGGCTTGTCACAAGGACAGAGCAGCTCCACGAGGGG GCTGCTGATTTCAGGCGGGATGGCGCGCGGTTGCGGCGCAAGATGTGGTACCAGAACATGAAGATGAAGCTCATCGTTCTCGGCATCATCGTCGCGCTGATCCTCATCATAATCCTCTCAATttgccatggcggatgcggcaaGTGA